The following proteins come from a genomic window of Gloeomargarita sp. SRBZ-1_bins_9:
- a CDS encoding GDYXXLXY domain-containing protein — MKLPYWRLLLPLLVQVAIPLSLVAPYYAVITSGRTVYLRAIPVDPYDPLRGYSQILGYEFGQRRYLESLPGGKNLTAGETVYVVFSAPVQQERSLPWQPVRVSATLPQDLAPQEVVLKGRLKNGRIDYGIEEIYIPENQRDRMNAQIAEASQREQLLVEVKVDAGGRALVRAIWLQGQRYQF, encoded by the coding sequence ATGAAATTGCCCTATTGGCGCTTGCTATTGCCCTTACTGGTTCAAGTGGCTATCCCTTTGTCTTTGGTCGCTCCCTACTACGCGGTTATCACCAGTGGTCGGACGGTTTATTTGCGGGCTATACCTGTTGATCCCTACGACCCGTTGCGGGGTTATTCCCAGATTCTGGGCTATGAATTTGGGCAACGCCGTTACCTGGAATCTCTCCCTGGCGGAAAGAATCTTACAGCCGGTGAAACAGTTTACGTTGTTTTTAGCGCTCCTGTACAGCAAGAACGATCCTTGCCCTGGCAACCGGTACGGGTAAGTGCCACTTTGCCCCAGGATTTAGCTCCCCAGGAAGTTGTACTCAAGGGCCGTCTCAAAAACGGCAGGATTGACTATGGAATTGAGGAAATATACATCCCCGAAAACCAAAGGGACCGCATGAATGCCCAGATTGCTGAGGCCAGCCAAAGAGAGCAACTGCTGGTGGAGGTCAAGGTGGATGCAGGCGGTCGTGCTCTGGTGCGCGCGATCTGGCTCCAGGGTCAAAGGTATCAATTTTAG
- a CDS encoding DUF2157 domain-containing protein, producing the protein MWPDHFRRRLREEAAKWRQEGLISEETWQVLVTRYGLERLTPPVLTFSAILYGVGGILVGLAVMTFVAANWPGLNKTTKLILLLALLIGSNTGGFYLWQYTPNFRRLGQGILLAAGLVLGAVIALVAQIFHLSGPVQDLFFFWSVGVLVVAISLRLLPLGVMGLILLGLGYMSYLVEGGVSATDWIGDGFPYISVLILPLAYWLNSRVIFTMIVGLWVWSSWVVISGPLGLALPAVILWGYGDRFRLDDWGRKLCPTAQRMQPIARGISVFLVGFGLFIYAFRWSRDASGWDDARGSYLVVILLILAAYVILYHLLYRREPTTWGLLGTALVFAMVSLAPSGTADLPFYVLMVNTLLLLYGLGLMYLGIGQQRRGLFWLGLVLLCLQVISRMLEYETGLIPKAIGLGLCGLGLMGAGVGFERYLASA; encoded by the coding sequence ATGTGGCCAGACCATTTCCGACGGCGTTTGCGCGAAGAAGCAGCCAAATGGCGACAAGAAGGATTAATTTCCGAAGAAACTTGGCAGGTTCTTGTCACCCGCTATGGGTTAGAGCGACTGACACCCCCAGTGCTGACCTTCAGTGCCATCCTCTATGGCGTCGGTGGGATTTTGGTCGGTCTGGCGGTCATGACCTTTGTGGCGGCTAACTGGCCAGGTCTAAACAAAACAACCAAGCTGATTTTGCTGCTGGCATTGTTAATCGGTAGTAACACGGGCGGCTTTTACCTGTGGCAGTACACCCCTAACTTCCGGCGTTTGGGTCAAGGCATCCTATTAGCTGCCGGTTTGGTTTTGGGGGCGGTAATAGCCCTAGTGGCCCAGATATTCCATCTCAGCGGCCCGGTGCAGGACTTGTTTTTTTTCTGGAGTGTAGGGGTTCTGGTCGTGGCCATCAGCTTGCGGCTGTTACCCCTGGGAGTGATGGGGTTGATTCTGTTGGGTCTTGGGTACATGAGTTATTTGGTAGAGGGCGGGGTATCGGCCACCGACTGGATCGGTGATGGATTTCCTTATATTTCTGTGTTAATACTACCCCTGGCCTATTGGCTCAACTCACGGGTCATTTTTACCATGATTGTCGGCCTGTGGGTTTGGAGTAGTTGGGTTGTCATTTCTGGGCCGCTGGGGCTGGCTTTACCGGCTGTGATTTTGTGGGGTTATGGGGATAGGTTCCGACTGGATGATTGGGGGAGGAAGCTATGCCCGACAGCACAAAGAATGCAGCCAATAGCTAGGGGAATAAGTGTTTTTTTGGTCGGTTTTGGTCTATTCATCTATGCCTTTCGATGGTCTAGGGATGCTTCGGGTTGGGATGACGCTAGGGGCAGTTATTTGGTGGTTATCCTCCTGATTTTGGCTGCCTACGTAATTCTCTATCACTTGCTCTACCGGCGGGAACCGACGACTTGGGGGTTGCTGGGGACTGCCCTAGTGTTTGCTATGGTTAGCCTTGCCCCTTCCGGAACTGCTGATCTTCCTTTCTACGTCTTGATGGTTAATACACTGTTACTGCTCTATGGCCTGGGTCTGATGTATCTGGGCATTGGGCAACAACGGCGGGGACTTTTTTGGTTGGGCTTGGTCCTGCTGTGTTTACAGGTCATTAGCCGGATGTTGGAGTATGAGACGGGATTAATTCCCAAGGCGATAGGTCTCGGTTTGTGTGGTCTAGGTCTTATGGGTGCTGGTGTGGGTTTTGAGCGTTATCTCGCCAGTGCA
- a CDS encoding lipid-A-disaccharide synthase-related protein — protein MGRLLFLSNGHGEDLNASLIAAACRRLGGVEVWALPLVGTGQAYRRLDIPIIGPTRALPSGGMVYMNPWLLVRDVLAGLPHLTWQQWQTVRRVAPSCDLIMAVGDGVPLTLARLSGRPYAAFIVSTSSYYEGVLKLPALTWWGLQSPRCLQVFTRDALTAQHLQQRGMSKARFAGYPILDGLEPSGQPLNPHPVVALLPGSRFPEAAENLRLLLRFCYSLFALRPQVHIWAALVPGFTKPLLDELAHQAGWGHQDGQLRSDRGTVYYSQSRFADIVSASRVVVGMAGTAIEQAVGLGKPVIQIPGRGPQFTYRFAEAQMRLLGCSVQTVGRGPAGNRELQQAAQWVDRILDDETYHQRCRENGSERVARGEGAAGIAQVLLWLLASPVAAQQ, from the coding sequence GGGCACTGCCCTTGGTGGGAACGGGACAGGCTTACCGGCGGCTGGATATTCCCATCATTGGACCGACCCGGGCGCTGCCGTCGGGGGGTATGGTGTACATGAATCCTTGGCTGCTGGTGCGGGATGTCCTGGCGGGATTGCCCCACTTGACCTGGCAACAGTGGCAAACGGTGCGGCGGGTGGCTCCTAGTTGTGATCTCATCATGGCGGTGGGAGATGGGGTGCCCTTGACCTTGGCGCGGTTATCGGGGCGGCCCTACGCGGCGTTTATCGTTTCCACCTCCAGTTACTACGAAGGCGTGTTGAAGCTCCCGGCCCTGACCTGGTGGGGATTGCAGTCGCCCCGGTGTCTTCAGGTGTTCACCCGCGATGCCCTCACCGCCCAGCATCTCCAGCAGCGGGGTATGAGCAAGGCCCGGTTTGCTGGCTATCCCATCCTGGACGGGCTGGAACCCAGTGGCCAACCCCTGAACCCCCACCCCGTCGTTGCCCTCCTACCGGGGAGTCGTTTCCCGGAGGCCGCCGAAAACCTCCGGTTGCTCCTGCGCTTTTGTTATAGCCTGTTTGCTCTGCGCCCCCAGGTCCACATCTGGGCAGCCCTAGTACCCGGATTCACAAAGCCACTCCTTGATGAACTGGCCCACCAGGCAGGCTGGGGACACCAGGACGGTCAACTCCGAAGCGATAGGGGCACGGTTTACTACAGCCAGTCGCGGTTTGCCGACATTGTCAGCGCCAGTCGGGTGGTTGTGGGCATGGCCGGCACCGCCATTGAGCAGGCTGTAGGGCTGGGCAAACCTGTCATTCAGATTCCGGGGCGCGGTCCCCAATTCACCTATCGCTTTGCCGAAGCCCAAATGCGCCTGCTGGGGTGCTCGGTGCAGACGGTGGGGCGGGGGCCGGCGGGTAACCGGGAACTCCAGCAAGCTGCCCAATGGGTGGATCGGATTCTCGACGACGAAACCTATCACCAGCGTTGCCGGGAAAACGGTAGTGAGCGGGTGGCCAGGGGTGAGGGCGCGGCTGGCATTGCCCAGGTGCTGCTCTGGCTTTTAGCGTCGCCGGTCGCTGCCCAGCAGTAA
- a CDS encoding zinc metallopeptidase, with translation MFYWDPLYFLLALPALVLGLWAQMRVQSAFQRYSQVATRLTGAQAARLLLDRYGLKEVRVERAQGFLTDHYNPLTRELCLSPAVYDAPTVAAVGVAAHEAGHALQHAEGYAPLQFRSAIVPVVAFGSWLGPILFMVGFFFSALRILAWIGVLVFAASAVFALVTLPVEFDASQRAKKLLVAEGILAPQEMVGVNAVLDAAALTYVAAAIQAIANLLYYVLLLLGSDRRR, from the coding sequence ATGTTCTACTGGGACCCGTTGTATTTTCTCTTGGCGTTGCCAGCGCTGGTACTGGGATTGTGGGCGCAAATGCGGGTGCAGTCGGCCTTTCAACGCTACTCCCAGGTGGCCACTCGCTTGACCGGTGCCCAGGCGGCGCGTTTGTTGCTGGACCGCTACGGACTGAAAGAGGTGCGGGTGGAACGGGCGCAAGGGTTTCTCACGGACCACTACAATCCCCTGACCCGGGAGTTGTGCCTGAGTCCGGCGGTGTATGACGCGCCCACGGTGGCAGCGGTTGGGGTGGCGGCCCACGAAGCGGGTCATGCCTTGCAACACGCCGAGGGCTATGCCCCCTTGCAATTTCGGTCGGCGATTGTGCCGGTGGTGGCCTTTGGCAGTTGGTTGGGGCCGATTCTGTTTATGGTGGGGTTTTTCTTTAGCGCCCTGCGGATACTGGCCTGGATCGGGGTGCTGGTCTTTGCCGCCTCGGCGGTGTTTGCCCTGGTGACCCTGCCGGTGGAGTTTGACGCCAGCCAGCGCGCTAAGAAGTTGTTGGTGGCCGAAGGGATTTTGGCGCCCCAGGAAATGGTGGGGGTGAATGCTGTTCTGGATGCAGCAGCTTTGACTTACGTGGCGGCGGCGATTCAAGCGATTGCTAACCTGCTGTACTACGTGCTGTTACTGCTGGGCAGCGACCGGCGACGCTAA